A region of Clostridium acetobutylicum ATCC 824 DNA encodes the following proteins:
- a CDS encoding NAD(P)H-dependent oxidoreductase, protein MNNLIVFAHPNPNSFGKGILDEVVKASEESGAAVRIRDLYQLGFDPILKPADFETFQRGEVPQDIKDEQENVKWANMITFIYPVWWAGLPAMLKGYVDRVYSYGFAYEYVDGQPRGLLTGKKALIFCTTGTPSDVYGANGMHNSMKQTTDEGIFKFCGIEEVRHNFFGAVPHVSDEIRKDYLRAASEIVKEHISSSKSFV, encoded by the coding sequence ATGAATAATTTAATTGTTTTTGCACATCCAAATCCAAACAGTTTTGGAAAGGGTATATTAGATGAAGTTGTAAAAGCATCAGAAGAGAGTGGTGCAGCTGTAAGAATTAGAGATTTATATCAATTGGGATTTGATCCAATATTAAAGCCTGCTGATTTTGAAACTTTTCAAAGAGGAGAGGTTCCACAGGATATTAAAGATGAACAAGAAAATGTTAAATGGGCAAACATGATTACTTTTATTTATCCTGTATGGTGGGCTGGACTACCAGCTATGCTTAAAGGATATGTAGATAGAGTATATTCATATGGATTTGCTTATGAGTATGTTGATGGTCAGCCAAGAGGTTTATTAACAGGTAAGAAGGCATTAATATTCTGTACAACAGGAACACCAAGTGATGTATATGGAGCAAATGGTATGCATAACTCAATGAAGCAGACAACAGATGAAGGAATATTTAAGTTCTGTGGAATAGAGGAAGTAAGACATAACTTTTTTGGAGCAGTTCCGCATGTTTCAGATGAAATTAGAAAAGATTATTTAAGAGCAGCTTCAGAAATAGTGAAGGAGCACATAAGTTCTTCAAAAAGTTTCGTTTAA
- a CDS encoding TetR/AcrR family transcriptional regulator: MDKEVRKPQQKRSIEKKKRILDAANTLLLKNGYYDITTADIAKAAGLSTGTVYAYFKDKKDILLSSLYESSKSFREQTLNELDKISQNDNPVNTIKNVLQIFIKFHTSYPKKYHDELMSLSYIDEDVRGFFENIKNTMMDAVVKHLKKCGINLKHEKEQSFLIYSLIENIEDELVFDIYPDLNKNILIDECARVIVNMIMD, encoded by the coding sequence TTGGACAAGGAAGTTCGAAAACCTCAACAAAAACGTTCGATAGAAAAAAAGAAGAGAATACTTGATGCAGCAAATACTCTTTTATTGAAAAACGGATATTATGATATAACAACAGCAGACATAGCAAAGGCAGCTGGTCTTTCTACTGGAACTGTTTATGCATATTTTAAAGATAAAAAGGACATTTTACTTTCATCTCTTTATGAAAGCAGTAAGTCTTTTAGAGAACAAACCCTTAATGAATTAGATAAAATTTCCCAAAATGATAATCCCGTAAATACTATAAAAAATGTACTCCAAATTTTTATAAAGTTTCACACTAGTTACCCAAAAAAATATCATGATGAGCTTATGTCTCTATCTTATATTGATGAAGATGTACGAGGCTTTTTTGAAAATATAAAAAATACTATGATGGATGCTGTTGTTAAGCATTTAAAGAAATGTGGAATTAATTTAAAGCATGAAAAAGAACAGTCTTTTTTGATATACTCTCTTATTGAAAATATTGAAGATGAACTTGTTTTTGATATATATCCCGACTTAAATAAAAATATACTTATAGATGAATGTGCACGTGTTATTGTAAATATGATAATGGACTAG